A stretch of the Nitratireductor thuwali genome encodes the following:
- a CDS encoding cupin domain-containing protein: protein MARHDFDPATVMPDERQAAKERLFDPSLPGPWRGHIAGELLGASNTILAYGNDTPGEGPRLHVHPYDEIFIIVQGHARFFVGDKVIDAEAGDVVLGPKGVPHRFENLGPGRLQTIDVHLSPRWLQADIQDGGNEIMASS from the coding sequence ATGGCTCGACATGACTTTGACCCCGCAACCGTCATGCCGGACGAGCGCCAGGCGGCGAAAGAACGACTTTTCGATCCCTCGCTTCCTGGACCATGGCGCGGTCACATTGCCGGAGAATTGCTGGGCGCATCAAACACGATCTTGGCATACGGCAATGACACGCCTGGCGAAGGGCCAAGGTTGCATGTTCACCCCTATGATGAGATTTTCATCATCGTACAGGGGCACGCGCGCTTCTTCGTGGGAGACAAGGTGATAGATGCGGAAGCTGGCGACGTTGTGCTCGGTCCGAAAGGCGTACCGCATCGATTTGAGAACCTCGGTCCCGGTCGGCTCCAGACAATCGACGTCCATCTGTCTCCCCGTTGGCTCCAGGCCGATATTCAAGACGGTGGAAATGAGATCATGGCGTCATCCTGA
- a CDS encoding dienelactone hydrolase family protein, producing the protein MATGANTGSASATGANARDVVEVRVEPAGLAGLLGVPDGATGIVIFAHGSGIGRLSPRNNHVAAQLRKAGLGTFLLDLLTPSEERDRRNVFDIDLLASRLDLATKWLQDRRETAKLVPGYFGASTGAGAALTAAARPDSPVAAVVSRGGRPDLAIDVLPQVRAPTLLLVGSLDGPVIEMNERAHRALQTEKRIVIVEGAGHLFEEPGTLDEVVRHATEWFLAHLGRPKTGS; encoded by the coding sequence ATGGCAACCGGGGCAAACACAGGTTCGGCTTCCGCAACAGGCGCCAATGCACGCGATGTCGTCGAGGTTCGCGTCGAGCCGGCGGGCCTTGCCGGCCTGCTCGGCGTGCCCGACGGGGCAACCGGCATCGTGATCTTCGCCCACGGCAGCGGAATCGGGCGGCTCAGTCCGCGCAACAATCATGTTGCGGCGCAGCTCCGGAAGGCGGGGCTGGGCACGTTCCTGCTGGACCTGCTCACGCCGTCCGAAGAGCGCGACAGACGCAATGTGTTCGACATCGATCTGCTTGCCTCGCGCCTTGATCTGGCGACGAAGTGGTTGCAGGACCGCCGGGAGACGGCCAAGCTCGTCCCCGGCTATTTTGGCGCAAGCACCGGTGCCGGAGCAGCGCTCACGGCGGCGGCGCGACCGGACTCGCCCGTCGCGGCCGTGGTTTCCCGCGGGGGACGACCGGATCTTGCGATCGACGTTCTTCCGCAGGTCCGGGCGCCGACGCTTCTGTTGGTAGGGAGCCTGGACGGCCCGGTCATCGAGATGAACGAGCGCGCTCATCGGGCGTTGCAGACGGAAAAGCGCATCGTCATCGTGGAAGGCGCCGGGCATCTTTTCGAGGAGCCCGGCACGCTCGATGAAGTGGTCCGACACGCGACCGAGTGGTTCCTCGCTCATCTCGGTCGCCCGAAAACAGGGAGCTGA
- a CDS encoding GNAT family N-acetyltransferase translates to MTTSEEDIQEAQRIRYKVFYEELSATPTPVARRARRDVDAFDPICDHLVILDRDRLTRQKRRPIVGTYRLLRQEVAEAHQGFYSASEFEISDLVQRNRPLQFLELGRSCVLPGYRRKRTLELLWHAIWRYCLMHRIDVLFGCASLPGTDVDRFAVPLSFLHHTASAPPQWYVRAVPSRRIEMNRIEPGKIDRRSALRLLPPLVRGYLNLGAYFGDGAVADEQFKTIDVMTVLPVSRIRKGYITYFDPDAGRQKAQP, encoded by the coding sequence GTGACCACGAGCGAAGAGGATATCCAGGAAGCCCAGCGAATCCGCTACAAGGTCTTCTACGAGGAGCTCTCCGCCACGCCCACGCCGGTTGCAAGGCGTGCAAGGCGCGACGTCGATGCATTCGACCCGATCTGCGACCACCTCGTCATTCTCGATAGGGATCGTCTCACACGCCAGAAGAGGCGCCCCATCGTCGGAACCTACAGGTTGCTGCGGCAGGAGGTGGCGGAGGCTCATCAAGGCTTCTATTCGGCCAGCGAGTTTGAGATATCGGACCTGGTCCAACGAAACAGGCCGCTTCAATTCCTCGAACTCGGTCGCTCCTGCGTCCTTCCCGGCTACCGCAGGAAACGTACGCTGGAGCTGCTTTGGCACGCGATCTGGCGCTACTGCCTCATGCACCGCATAGATGTCCTTTTCGGCTGCGCCAGCCTGCCGGGCACGGACGTGGACCGGTTTGCCGTACCGCTAAGCTTCCTGCACCACACGGCCTCTGCACCGCCCCAATGGTATGTGCGGGCGGTACCCTCCAGGCGGATCGAGATGAACCGCATCGAGCCCGGAAAGATCGATAGGCGTTCAGCCCTTCGCCTCCTGCCGCCGCTCGTCCGGGGCTATCTCAACCTCGGCGCCTATTTCGGCGATGGGGCCGTTGCGGACGAACAGTTCAAGACGATCGACGTGATGACCGTTCTTCCCGTCTCGCGCATCCGCAAGGGCTACATCACCTATTTCGACCCCGATGCCGGAAGGCAGAAAGCCCAGCCGTGA
- a CDS encoding dienelactone hydrolase family protein, translated as MPRVHVPASLHLPAPVTGNRSAVVVMQGLGGPKDHRERAYGAFLAERGYIALVPDSFAGRSIRWRFDDIRALFLTESMMLADAFAALRYLAGRPDVDPRRVFIIGFSYGGMISVLTAYRQLADLFLPGGPRFAGHVSYYGCSIPRLEDPRTTGSPVLMLLARRDRNVCPERSEQIAADLQIGGSPTHLETFDAYHQWDGDDVKARHVLFNLRRCRMHLDRRNEVFDECTGLRMRGMVSRAVLIAMSVDPKGYTIQQDLETQRVSDRLLLSLLRNATHAGNESAFLPERLHSPAPATVSSGTSRIHHRRGSDEVRHEEYHDNP; from the coding sequence TTGCCGCGGGTCCATGTGCCGGCAAGTCTGCATCTTCCCGCACCGGTAACAGGCAACCGGTCGGCGGTTGTCGTCATGCAGGGGCTTGGCGGGCCCAAAGATCACCGGGAGCGCGCCTATGGAGCTTTCCTGGCAGAAAGGGGGTACATCGCGCTCGTGCCCGACAGCTTTGCCGGCCGCAGCATCAGATGGCGCTTCGACGACATTCGCGCGCTCTTCCTGACGGAGTCGATGATGCTGGCGGATGCCTTTGCCGCGCTGCGCTATCTGGCCGGAAGGCCAGATGTCGACCCGCGCCGGGTCTTCATCATCGGTTTTTCCTATGGCGGGATGATCTCGGTGCTCACCGCCTATCGTCAGCTGGCCGATCTATTCCTGCCGGGAGGACCCCGCTTTGCCGGTCACGTCTCCTATTACGGATGCAGCATTCCGCGACTTGAGGATCCGCGAACCACCGGAAGTCCGGTGCTCATGCTGCTTGCGCGGCGGGATCGAAATGTCTGCCCCGAACGGTCCGAGCAGATCGCGGCAGATCTGCAGATAGGCGGTTCCCCGACACACCTCGAAACGTTCGACGCTTACCATCAGTGGGACGGAGACGACGTGAAGGCACGCCACGTGCTCTTCAACCTCCGGCGGTGCCGCATGCATCTCGACCGCAGGAACGAGGTGTTCGACGAGTGCACCGGCCTGCGCATGAGGGGCATGGTAAGTCGCGCAGTGCTCATTGCCATGTCCGTCGATCCCAAGGGATATACGATCCAGCAGGATCTGGAGACCCAGCGCGTATCTGACCGCCTGCTGCTTTCGCTCCTGCGGAACGCCACGCACGCTGGGAACGAAAGCGCGTTCCTACCCGAGCGCCTGCATTCACCTGCACCGGCCACGGTGAGTAGTGGCACAAGCAGGATCCACCACCGCCGCGGTTCCGATGAGGTGAGGCATGAAGAATATCACGACAACCCCTGA
- the ftsH gene encoding ATP-dependent zinc metalloprotease FtsH: protein MARSNPTHYESDSEKTRSAEQPPDRPAKNAYKRLLDGSKTPQGRFNIWFWLVAIAIFLLVQAVVTGLRTEQLSYTEFLRLAEAGRIEDVRISENYIQGTLLPEDGAAEGETATRPFVTTRVDPELVEELSALGIEVEGAIESNIIPTLLSWVIPVALFVGLWFYLSRRLAQSGGLGGGLMQIGKSKAKIYVETDTGITFEDVAGVDEAKAELVEVVDFLKDPDRYGRLGGRMPKGVLLVGPPGTGKTMLAKAVAGEAGVPFLSISGSEFVEMFVGVGAARVRDLFQQAREKAPAIIFIDELDALGRARAPGGTYGGHDEKEQTLNQLLVELDGFDTKEAGLVLLGATNRPEVLDPALLRAGRFDRQVLVDRPDKAGRIAILKVHMRKVTLAEDVEAEKVAALTPGFTGADLANLVNEAALLATRRGADAVEMEDFSNAVERIIAGLEKRNRLINPRERRIVAYHEMGHALAALVIPGVDPVHKVSIIPRGVGALGYTIQRPTEDRFLMTAEELTNKMIVLLGGRAAEHIVFGHLSTGAADDLQKVTDIARSMITRYGMSNRLGHVAYERDRRGFLGPEQTTSREHGEATHDAIDEEVRSLVAQAFERSVALIEERREFLDRTAEALLERETLDEQEIAKLTEGMDRQTRHAAE, encoded by the coding sequence ATGGCCCGGAGCAATCCCACGCATTACGAGTCCGATAGCGAGAAGACGCGCTCTGCGGAGCAGCCGCCCGACCGGCCGGCAAAGAACGCCTACAAGCGTCTGCTCGACGGCAGCAAGACGCCGCAGGGCCGCTTCAACATCTGGTTCTGGCTCGTCGCGATCGCGATCTTCCTGCTCGTTCAGGCGGTCGTCACGGGCCTGAGAACCGAGCAGCTCTCCTACACCGAGTTCCTCCGGCTGGCGGAGGCCGGCCGGATCGAGGACGTCCGGATTTCCGAGAACTACATTCAAGGCACGCTGCTCCCGGAAGACGGCGCCGCCGAGGGTGAGACTGCCACCCGCCCCTTCGTGACGACGCGGGTCGATCCCGAGCTGGTCGAGGAACTCTCCGCGCTCGGCATCGAGGTCGAGGGTGCGATCGAGAGCAACATCATCCCGACGCTCCTTTCCTGGGTGATCCCGGTCGCCCTCTTCGTCGGGCTCTGGTTCTATCTGTCGCGGCGGCTGGCGCAGTCCGGCGGCCTTGGCGGCGGGCTTATGCAGATCGGCAAGTCCAAGGCCAAGATCTATGTCGAGACCGACACCGGCATCACCTTCGAGGATGTCGCCGGGGTCGACGAGGCCAAGGCTGAACTGGTCGAGGTGGTCGACTTCCTGAAGGATCCGGACCGCTACGGCCGGCTCGGCGGGCGCATGCCGAAGGGCGTTCTCCTCGTCGGTCCGCCGGGCACGGGCAAGACCATGCTCGCCAAGGCGGTGGCGGGCGAGGCCGGCGTGCCGTTCCTGTCCATCTCCGGCTCCGAGTTCGTCGAGATGTTCGTCGGCGTCGGTGCCGCGCGCGTGCGCGATCTTTTCCAGCAAGCCCGCGAGAAGGCGCCTGCCATCATCTTCATCGACGAGCTCGACGCGCTCGGGCGCGCCCGCGCGCCGGGCGGCACCTATGGCGGCCACGACGAAAAGGAGCAGACGCTGAACCAACTCCTTGTCGAGCTCGACGGTTTCGATACCAAGGAGGCGGGCCTGGTCCTCCTCGGCGCGACCAACCGGCCGGAGGTGCTCGATCCCGCGCTGCTGCGCGCCGGCCGCTTCGACCGTCAGGTGCTGGTGGACCGGCCCGACAAGGCGGGGCGGATCGCCATCCTGAAGGTGCATATGCGCAAGGTGACGCTGGCCGAGGACGTCGAGGCGGAGAAGGTCGCAGCGCTGACGCCGGGCTTCACGGGCGCCGATCTTGCCAACCTCGTGAACGAGGCGGCGCTGCTCGCCACCCGCCGGGGCGCCGATGCCGTCGAAATGGAGGATTTCTCGAACGCCGTCGAGCGCATCATTGCGGGGCTGGAAAAGCGCAACCGCCTGATCAACCCGCGCGAACGCCGGATCGTCGCCTATCACGAGATGGGGCATGCGCTCGCCGCGCTGGTGATCCCGGGCGTCGACCCGGTGCACAAGGTCTCGATCATCCCGCGCGGCGTGGGCGCGCTCGGCTACACCATTCAGCGCCCGACCGAGGACCGCTTCCTGATGACGGCGGAGGAGCTGACCAACAAGATGATCGTGCTGCTCGGCGGCCGGGCGGCCGAGCACATCGTCTTCGGACACTTGTCGACGGGGGCGGCGGACGACCTGCAGAAAGTCACCGACATCGCGCGCTCGATGATCACCCGCTACGGCATGAGCAACCGCCTCGGCCACGTCGCCTACGAGCGCGACCGCCGCGGCTTCCTGGGCCCCGAGCAGACGACCTCGCGCGAGCATGGCGAGGCGACCCACGATGCCATCGACGAGGAGGTCCGCAGCCTGGTCGCCCAGGCATTCGAGCGGAGCGTCGCCCTCATCGAGGAACGCCGCGAATTCCTCGACCGGACCGCCGAAGCGCTTTTGGAACGCGAGACGCTCGACGAGCAAGAAATCGCCAAGCTTACCGAAGGGATGGACCGGCAGACGCGGCATGCGGCGGAGTAG
- a CDS encoding complex I NDUFA9 subunit family protein, with product MKKRLVTVFGGTGFLGRRVTRHLLAHGFDVRVASRHPARADTLFAPAEVEAVKADIHDEASVAAALEHAHGAVNAVSLYVERGGATFRSVHVEGAARVARNARKGGIERLIHVSGIGSDPASSSDYIRARGEGEIAVREEFADAIIVRPAVMIAPDDAFLTAISNLVRRLPVYPLFGRGKTRLQPVHVEDVAEGIGRLLQAAPIDAGRYEFSGPRTYTYRELVQSVATELGSTVRLVPVPFALWRVASIAGEWLPGTPLTRNQIALMQRDNVAAPDAPGLPELAVERTPVEDVVREMDGARGA from the coding sequence ATGAAGAAGCGACTTGTAACCGTCTTTGGCGGGACCGGCTTTCTGGGCCGCCGCGTCACGCGGCACCTGCTCGCGCATGGCTTTGATGTCCGCGTTGCGTCGCGGCATCCGGCGCGCGCCGATACCCTGTTCGCACCGGCCGAGGTCGAAGCCGTCAAGGCCGACATACACGACGAGGCTTCCGTCGCCGCCGCTCTTGAGCATGCTCACGGCGCGGTCAATGCCGTCAGCCTGTATGTGGAGCGCGGCGGCGCAACGTTCCGCTCAGTTCACGTCGAGGGCGCGGCGCGCGTGGCGCGCAATGCCCGCAAAGGCGGCATCGAGCGACTGATCCACGTCTCCGGCATCGGCTCGGATCCGGCATCGTCGTCGGATTACATCCGGGCGCGCGGCGAAGGGGAAATTGCCGTGAGAGAAGAGTTTGCCGATGCGATTATCGTTCGGCCGGCCGTCATGATCGCCCCGGACGACGCCTTTCTGACCGCCATCAGCAATCTCGTCCGGCGTCTGCCGGTCTATCCGCTGTTCGGCCGCGGCAAAACCCGGCTGCAGCCGGTTCATGTGGAGGACGTCGCCGAGGGCATAGGGCGCCTGCTGCAAGCCGCGCCTATCGATGCCGGGCGGTATGAGTTTTCGGGACCGCGGACATATACATACCGGGAACTGGTGCAATCCGTGGCCACGGAGCTAGGCTCGACGGTGCGCCTCGTGCCGGTGCCGTTTGCGTTGTGGCGGGTCGCTTCGATCGCGGGCGAATGGCTGCCCGGAACGCCGCTGACCCGCAACCAGATCGCCCTCATGCAGCGCGACAACGTGGCCGCGCCCGACGCTCCCGGTCTTCCCGAACTCGCAGTCGAAAGAACTCCTGTCGAAGACGTCGTTCGGGAGATGGACGGGGCTCGGGGAGCATGA
- a CDS encoding superoxide dismutase family protein, whose protein sequence is MKRAVTSIAALAACLACPGLAAAQQGETLTADVVNSEGQSVGSVTFEQVEHGVVITADLSDLPPGPHGFHIHEDGVCETPDFQSAGGHYTPEGHAHGFDNPDGYHVGDLPNLHVADDGTATAEFFSPLLTLSQPAEAAGNGTPYTLRDESGSAIMIHESEDNYMDADSAGSRIACGVIAEPQG, encoded by the coding sequence ATGAAACGAGCAGTCACATCGATCGCGGCGCTTGCCGCATGTCTCGCCTGCCCCGGCCTGGCCGCCGCACAGCAGGGCGAGACCTTGACGGCGGACGTGGTCAACAGCGAGGGGCAGTCGGTCGGCTCCGTGACCTTTGAGCAGGTAGAGCACGGCGTCGTAATCACGGCCGATCTTTCCGACCTGCCGCCCGGCCCGCACGGCTTCCATATCCATGAGGACGGCGTTTGCGAGACACCCGACTTCCAGTCGGCCGGCGGGCACTACACCCCGGAAGGCCATGCGCACGGCTTCGACAACCCCGACGGATATCACGTGGGCGACCTGCCGAACCTGCACGTGGCGGATGACGGCACGGCGACGGCGGAGTTCTTCAGCCCGCTTCTGACTTTGTCCCAGCCGGCGGAAGCCGCCGGGAACGGAACGCCGTACACGCTCCGGGACGAATCCGGGTCGGCGATCATGATCCATGAAAGCGAGGACAACTACATGGATGCCGACAGCGCCGGCTCCCGGATCGCCTGCGGCGTCATCGCCGAGCCTCAGGGCTGA
- a CDS encoding c-type cytochrome yields MYIGAELSARGRRAAVAACRLGLLTAATGLAFVAAAHAQPSAEEIYQRQCAACHSLEPGRNLLGPTLHDIIGRKAGGLDSFGNYSEALKESDVIWDAETLDPWIEAPNEFIPGNRMVYRGLKDEQQREQLIDFLQEQDGGG; encoded by the coding sequence TTGTATATCGGTGCCGAACTTTCGGCTAGAGGCAGGCGGGCCGCGGTGGCCGCCTGCCGCCTGGGCCTTTTGACGGCCGCCACCGGCCTTGCCTTCGTCGCAGCGGCCCACGCGCAGCCTTCCGCGGAAGAGATCTACCAGCGGCAGTGCGCTGCCTGCCACTCGCTGGAGCCTGGCCGCAATCTCCTGGGGCCGACGCTGCACGACATTATCGGGCGCAAGGCCGGTGGTCTCGACAGCTTTGGCAACTATTCGGAGGCGCTGAAGGAATCGGATGTGATTTGGGACGCCGAGACGCTCGATCCGTGGATCGAAGCGCCCAACGAGTTCATTCCCGGCAACCGGATGGTCTATCGCGGCCTCAAAGACGAGCAGCAGCGCGAGCAGCTCATCGACTTCCTGCAGGAACAGGACGGCGGCGGCTGA
- a CDS encoding phosphoribosyltransferase, whose protein sequence is MFEARDVFADRQDAGRRLATAVAKYADANPLVLALPRGGVPVGFEVASALGATLDILIVRKIGAPGHAEYGIGAVVDGANPQVVLNEEAMRIVRPSSDYLEAEKNRQLAEIERRRETYMEGRPPVPVEDRTVILVDDGIATGGTVKAALRSLRRAGARRIILAVPVAPPDTIEALAQEADEIVCLSTPEAFRAVGLHYENFEQTSDEEVVSLLHRARSIPVRPQ, encoded by the coding sequence ATGTTCGAAGCCCGGGACGTCTTTGCCGACAGACAAGACGCCGGCCGCCGCCTTGCGACTGCGGTTGCGAAATATGCGGACGCCAATCCGCTCGTGCTAGCGCTGCCGCGCGGCGGCGTGCCCGTCGGATTCGAGGTGGCCAGCGCGTTGGGGGCGACGCTGGATATACTGATCGTGCGCAAGATCGGCGCGCCGGGTCATGCCGAATACGGCATAGGGGCGGTTGTGGACGGGGCCAATCCCCAGGTGGTCCTTAACGAGGAAGCAATGCGCATTGTCCGGCCTTCGTCCGACTATCTGGAAGCCGAAAAGAACCGGCAGCTGGCGGAAATCGAGCGGAGGCGGGAGACCTATATGGAAGGCCGGCCGCCGGTTCCGGTCGAAGACCGGACGGTTATCCTGGTGGACGACGGTATCGCGACCGGCGGCACCGTCAAGGCAGCGCTGCGTTCTCTCCGCAGGGCCGGCGCCAGGCGGATCATCCTCGCGGTTCCCGTTGCTCCGCCAGACACGATCGAGGCCCTGGCGCAAGAGGCGGACGAGATCGTCTGTCTCAGCACGCCTGAGGCGTTTCGCGCGGTGGGCCTCCACTATGAGAATTTTGAGCAGACATCCGACGAGGAGGTCGTTTCCCTGCTGCACCGGGCCCGCAGCATTCCGGTGCGGCCGCAATAG
- a CDS encoding PQQ-dependent sugar dehydrogenase translates to MQRLLTTALWSAIVLAAAQAQDQDAGQASDQRQGPARQQDINVARPGESGTLPGNPSLELREVTGGLVDPVNVVSARDGSGRLFVVERHGVVRIVEDGSVAEQPFLDISDIVLPYFLEQGLYDIEFHPDFENNGHVYAHFAETLRNGDSLIVRYTVSQDNPGQIDPDSAKLIMQIDQPWANHNGGELAFGPDGYLYIGSGDGGWEGDPLEAGQDLGTLLGKLLRIDVNVPDDSYQAYAIPPDNPFARQAGIVELFGITEEEFAQIHTEARPEIWAYGLRNPWKFHFDSETGDLFIAEVGQNHWEEINFQPADSEGGENYGWDFLMGTHCFPIEEENCPQVGVLPVAEYDHEHGCSVIGLGVYRGGEIEGLDGVYLAGDYCAGTIWGLARGEDDQWVFQELVASGVQLTGGGTDENGDVYVTSCNCNYGGPLPQENPAGTLWQVVAASGQDSDATGTTQQ, encoded by the coding sequence ATGCAACGATTGCTAACTACCGCCCTTTGGTCGGCAATTGTCCTGGCTGCCGCCCAGGCGCAGGATCAAGATGCGGGCCAGGCTTCAGACCAACGGCAGGGACCCGCCAGGCAGCAGGACATCAATGTGGCCCGACCCGGTGAAAGCGGAACGCTTCCGGGCAACCCCTCCCTCGAGCTCAGGGAGGTGACCGGCGGTCTCGTCGACCCCGTCAATGTCGTGAGCGCCAGGGATGGCAGCGGCCGGCTCTTCGTGGTGGAACGCCACGGCGTGGTGCGCATCGTCGAAGACGGCAGCGTGGCCGAGCAGCCCTTCCTCGACATCAGCGATATCGTCCTTCCCTATTTCCTCGAACAGGGGCTGTACGACATCGAGTTCCACCCGGACTTCGAGAACAACGGCCATGTCTACGCGCATTTCGCCGAAACCTTGCGCAACGGTGATTCCCTCATCGTCCGCTATACGGTCTCGCAGGACAATCCCGGACAGATCGATCCCGACAGCGCCAAGCTGATCATGCAGATCGATCAGCCCTGGGCCAACCACAATGGCGGCGAACTCGCCTTCGGCCCCGACGGCTATCTCTATATCGGCAGCGGCGACGGCGGCTGGGAAGGCGACCCGCTGGAGGCGGGGCAGGATCTCGGTACGCTTTTGGGCAAGCTCCTGCGCATCGACGTGAACGTGCCGGACGACAGCTACCAGGCCTATGCGATCCCGCCGGATAACCCCTTTGCCCGGCAGGCGGGCATCGTCGAGCTTTTTGGGATCACCGAAGAAGAGTTCGCGCAAATCCACACCGAAGCGCGACCGGAGATCTGGGCATATGGCCTGCGCAACCCGTGGAAGTTCCACTTCGATTCTGAAACCGGTGATCTCTTTATCGCCGAGGTGGGACAAAACCACTGGGAGGAGATCAACTTCCAGCCCGCCGACAGCGAGGGTGGCGAGAACTATGGCTGGGATTTCCTGATGGGCACGCACTGCTTCCCCATCGAGGAGGAGAACTGCCCGCAAGTGGGCGTCCTGCCGGTCGCCGAATACGACCATGAGCATGGATGCTCCGTGATCGGGCTCGGCGTCTATCGCGGCGGGGAGATCGAGGGCCTCGACGGCGTCTATCTCGCCGGCGACTACTGCGCCGGCACGATCTGGGGTCTGGCGCGCGGCGAGGACGACCAGTGGGTCTTCCAGGAACTCGTTGCCTCCGGCGTGCAGCTTACCGGCGGCGGAACGGACGAGAACGGCGACGTCTACGTGACGTCATGCAACTGCAACTACGGCGGGCCGCTGCCGCAGGAGAACCCGGCCGGCACGCTGTGGCAGGTCGTTGCGGCCTCCGGCCAGGACTCCGATGCCACGGGGACAACCCAGCAATAG
- a CDS encoding alpha/beta hydrolase, translating into MTRPIISRRRFLQYASAAAAAFPQSGGAALPVPAGRRIMSDDSAVLRSTFTQAGERMIHALVSVLPAPRQAPPVVLVHGLALSGQYMVPTADELAPHYHVLVPDFPGFGDSEKPSRALDVPLLADALAGWMETVGCPRAALLGNSFGCQIIVDFAARYPHLVACAVLQGPTTPPDERSWLMQFIRWQQNSQYNPPKMGKVAGIDYAKCGITRALATFEFSLRDEPEEKLAAIQAPTLVVRGAKDPICRQYWAERVAAALPNGRLEIIPDVAHTLVFTSPEALVSVSRPFIDAVTR; encoded by the coding sequence GTGACCAGACCGATAATATCGCGCCGCCGGTTCCTGCAATATGCCAGCGCAGCCGCGGCGGCTTTTCCGCAGAGCGGCGGCGCGGCTCTTCCCGTGCCCGCCGGCCGCCGCATCATGAGCGACGATTCGGCCGTGCTGCGCAGCACCTTCACCCAGGCAGGCGAGCGCATGATCCATGCGCTGGTCTCGGTCCTGCCGGCGCCACGTCAGGCGCCGCCGGTCGTGCTGGTGCATGGGCTGGCCCTGTCGGGACAGTATATGGTGCCCACCGCCGACGAGCTGGCGCCGCATTATCATGTCCTCGTGCCGGACTTCCCGGGCTTCGGTGACAGCGAAAAACCCTCGCGCGCACTCGACGTGCCGTTGCTTGCGGATGCACTGGCAGGATGGATGGAGACGGTCGGTTGCCCGCGGGCGGCGCTTCTGGGAAACTCCTTCGGCTGCCAGATCATCGTCGACTTCGCAGCGCGCTACCCGCATTTGGTCGCCTGCGCAGTGCTTCAGGGGCCGACGACCCCGCCCGACGAAAGGAGCTGGCTGATGCAGTTCATCCGCTGGCAGCAGAATTCCCAGTACAATCCGCCGAAGATGGGCAAGGTGGCCGGTATCGACTACGCCAAATGCGGCATTACACGCGCCTTGGCCACTTTCGAGTTTTCCCTGCGCGACGAGCCGGAAGAAAAACTGGCCGCCATCCAGGCGCCGACGCTCGTCGTGCGCGGAGCCAAGGATCCCATCTGCCGCCAATACTGGGCCGAGCGGGTCGCGGCGGCGCTGCCCAACGGCCGGCTCGAGATCATACCGGATGTGGCGCACACCCTGGTCTTCACGTCGCCTGAGGCACTCGTCTCCGTCAGCCGTCCCTTCATAGACGCGGTGACGCGATAG